One Caldalkalibacillus thermarum DNA window includes the following coding sequences:
- a CDS encoding DUF3870 domain-containing protein — protein MAKIIMLAGHAKLPQGMAAKSVYETLTITAEVEEKYGVIIDASCTLATAHAQEFLGRLLRGCSLQDGVEELVERIQTYYHGKAQQALIAAIKDLHRQFHHYRERTV, from the coding sequence ATGGCCAAAATCATTATGTTAGCGGGACACGCCAAGCTGCCGCAAGGGATGGCAGCCAAAAGTGTGTATGAAACACTGACCATTACAGCGGAGGTGGAGGAAAAATACGGTGTGATTATTGATGCCTCCTGTACTTTGGCCACTGCACATGCCCAAGAGTTTTTAGGGCGGCTGTTGCGTGGCTGCAGTTTGCAAGATGGTGTGGAGGAGCTGGTGGAAAGAATACAAACCTATTACCACGGCAAAGCACAGCAAGCCTTAATTGCAGCAATCAAGGATTTGCACCGTCAGTTTCATCACTATCGGGAGCGGACAGTATAA
- a CDS encoding YheC/YheD family endospore coat-associated protein, with translation MTPMRNLKSGLKGLQAASGPLGQNSSFRHLSRLSIHRTQHVLPVAGQSSSQGLHPPPVLAVLVSSTVDTNPPFGELNLFLQEVIYCAAERHMTAYVVTLPALVSLSPPIAGWTYHNGKWHQAHFPVPNVVYNRIPSRKIEHSSVYQRLKQTLQERNIYLFNQTFLNKWLVHHHLSMADELKPFLPETHRFDGKASLAMMLSKYPTVFLKPIHGSLGRGIYKLNRLGEGFTSVYSTLNGEIVKSFPRFKALVVYLSKRINKNNYIIQEGIPILQLKGRPVDFRALMQKNRQGKWSVTSMVARIGAENRFVSNISRGGEVAKLVETLQKCQIPEIKQIRRSMITIAKRVCQVIDQSLDDHFGELGVDLALTHSGRIYILEVNSKPSKTDHTLLSNNQETKGRPSVHRLLDYCLYLIMYNK, from the coding sequence ATGACCCCTATGCGGAATTTGAAATCTGGTCTTAAAGGCCTTCAAGCTGCAAGTGGACCACTGGGCCAAAACAGCAGCTTCAGACATTTAAGCCGTCTGTCAATTCACAGGACCCAACATGTCCTCCCCGTCGCCGGACAGTCTTCCTCTCAAGGCCTTCACCCTCCTCCTGTGCTGGCGGTATTGGTCAGTTCAACAGTCGATACGAATCCGCCGTTTGGCGAGCTGAATCTTTTCCTTCAAGAAGTGATCTATTGTGCAGCCGAACGCCACATGACTGCTTATGTGGTTACGCTGCCAGCATTAGTTTCACTTTCTCCTCCCATTGCAGGTTGGACGTACCACAATGGCAAATGGCACCAGGCACACTTTCCTGTCCCAAATGTGGTCTACAATCGCATTCCATCACGAAAAATCGAACACAGCAGTGTATACCAGCGCTTAAAACAAACACTGCAAGAGCGGAATATTTATCTTTTTAATCAAACATTTTTAAATAAATGGTTAGTCCATCACCACTTATCCATGGCAGACGAACTTAAGCCATTTTTGCCGGAAACCCATCGTTTCGATGGCAAAGCATCATTAGCCATGATGTTATCAAAATATCCGACGGTTTTTCTCAAGCCTATTCATGGTTCCCTGGGCCGTGGTATCTATAAACTCAACCGGCTAGGGGAAGGATTCACTTCAGTCTACAGCACCCTGAACGGAGAAATCGTCAAATCTTTCCCCCGTTTCAAAGCGCTTGTTGTTTACCTGAGCAAACGGATTAACAAAAACAATTATATTATCCAGGAAGGTATTCCTATTCTTCAGCTCAAGGGGCGCCCTGTCGATTTCAGAGCCTTGATGCAAAAAAACAGGCAAGGGAAATGGTCTGTCACGTCCATGGTCGCACGAATCGGAGCTGAAAACCGCTTCGTCTCCAATATCTCCAGAGGCGGAGAAGTCGCTAAACTCGTGGAGACCTTGCAGAAATGCCAGATTCCCGAAATTAAACAGATACGCCGCAGCATGATCACCATTGCCAAACGCGTTTGCCAGGTGATTGATCAAAGTCTGGATGATCACTTTGGGGAACTGGGAGTTGACTTGGCTCTGACCCACAGCGGCCGCATCTACATTCTGGAGGTGAATTCCAAACCGTCCAAAACTGATCACACTTTGCTAAGCAATAACCAAGAGACAAAAGGGCGTCCTTCCGTACACCGTTTGCTGGACTATTGCCTTTATCTGATCATGTATAACAAATGA
- a CDS encoding CaiB/BaiF CoA transferase family protein → MSGALNGVRVLDLSRVLAGPFSTMILGDLGAEVIKVEAPGGSDDTRAWGPPFKGGESAYYLCTNRNKKAITLNLKTEEGKAVLKRLVVESDVLIHNFKYGTMEKWQLGYEDLKKLNPRLIYCSITGFGSTGPYKELAGYDYIIQAMSGLMSITGSEESGPLKVGVAITDVITGLYAVIGITSALYERERSGEGQSIDLALFDSAVSALVNVASNYLISGQLPKLLGNHHPNIVPYQTFSTKDGEMVVAVGNDRQFKKLCTLIGKEEWAQDERFATNDQRVRHRYELEALLSEVFKQKTAAEWRDLLNQEGIPCGPINNMKELFHDPQVAAREMVVSMQHPTAGDIRLVGSPLKLSRTPVQFRCPPPRAGEHTREVLRDLGIADREIEALKEKGIL, encoded by the coding sequence ATGAGCGGTGCACTAAACGGTGTCCGTGTGCTGGATTTAAGCCGGGTATTGGCCGGTCCGTTCAGCACCATGATATTAGGTGATCTGGGAGCGGAAGTCATTAAAGTGGAAGCCCCCGGTGGAAGCGATGATACCCGCGCCTGGGGACCTCCTTTCAAAGGTGGGGAGAGTGCTTATTACTTGTGCACCAACCGTAACAAAAAGGCAATCACGCTCAATTTAAAGACCGAAGAGGGCAAGGCGGTCTTAAAAAGGCTGGTTGTGGAGAGTGACGTCCTGATTCATAACTTTAAATACGGCACCATGGAAAAATGGCAATTGGGATATGAGGATCTGAAAAAATTGAACCCCCGCTTAATCTATTGTTCGATCACAGGATTTGGCAGCACAGGGCCATACAAGGAATTGGCCGGCTATGATTACATTATCCAAGCTATGAGCGGGTTGATGAGCATCACGGGCAGTGAAGAATCGGGCCCGCTGAAAGTGGGCGTGGCGATTACCGATGTGATTACCGGATTGTACGCCGTGATCGGGATTACGTCCGCCCTATACGAGAGAGAGCGTTCCGGGGAGGGGCAAAGCATCGATTTGGCCCTGTTTGATTCTGCCGTCAGCGCCCTGGTCAACGTGGCCAGCAACTATCTCATCTCTGGCCAGTTGCCCAAGTTACTGGGCAATCATCACCCTAATATTGTTCCGTACCAAACCTTTTCTACAAAAGATGGGGAGATGGTGGTGGCGGTGGGAAATGACCGGCAATTTAAAAAACTCTGCACATTAATCGGCAAAGAAGAGTGGGCTCAGGATGAGCGCTTTGCCACCAATGACCAAAGGGTTAGGCACCGTTATGAACTTGAAGCGCTTTTGTCTGAAGTGTTTAAACAAAAAACAGCAGCCGAATGGCGGGATCTGTTGAACCAAGAGGGCATTCCCTGCGGCCCAATCAACAATATGAAAGAGTTGTTCCATGACCCTCAGGTGGCAGCCCGGGAGATGGTCGTCTCGATGCAGCATCCGACCGCCGGTGATATCCGTTTGGTAGGAAGCCCGTTGAAGCTGTCCCGCACACCGGTCCAATTCCGTTGCCCGCCCCCCAGGGCAGGTGAACACACGCGGGAAGTGTTGAGAGATTTGGGCATAGCGGATCGGGAGATTGAAGCCTTGAAAGAAAAAGGCATTTTATAA
- a CDS encoding aldehyde dehydrogenase family protein, with translation MFPALVAGNTVVWKPASDTPAMAYETESELC, from the coding sequence ATGTTCCCCGCCCTCGTTGCCGGCAATACGGTGGTGTGGAAGCCGGCCAGCGACACGCCTGCCATGGCCTATGAGACCGAGTCAGAGTTATGTTAA
- a CDS encoding cytochrome d ubiquinol oxidase subunit II, translating into MTALLFQPFWFLCCLLPKGDRRNALFLGPVLMAAALSIVGAVRREAEWFYANLEANGILLILSLIFFVVGYGALFIPHGKDPSRLGRPRLAVISTAVQYLLASAAYGMAHLPYLVYPLVTLESGFTHPNTFRALFLSFIIGFLILTPGFVYFWKMFLKDTGYLKQE; encoded by the coding sequence GTGACAGCATTACTATTCCAGCCATTCTGGTTCTTGTGCTGCCTATTGCCCAAGGGGGACAGGCGCAATGCTTTATTTCTGGGGCCCGTATTAATGGCGGCCGCCCTGTCAATTGTGGGAGCCGTGAGACGGGAGGCTGAGTGGTTTTATGCCAATTTGGAAGCCAATGGCATTTTGCTGATCCTGTCGCTGATTTTCTTTGTGGTCGGCTATGGAGCTCTGTTTATTCCCCATGGGAAAGACCCGTCACGGCTGGGCCGCCCCCGGCTGGCAGTAATCAGTACGGCCGTGCAATATTTATTGGCCAGCGCCGCATACGGAATGGCCCACTTACCTTATCTTGTTTATCCACTTGTCACTCTGGAGTCGGGCTTTACCCATCCCAATACCTTCCGCGCCCTGTTTCTGTCTTTTATCATCGGCTTTCTGATCTTAACGCCTGGTTTTGTGTACTTTTGGAAAATGTTTTTAAAAGACACAGGTTATTTAAAGCAGGAATAA
- a CDS encoding acyl-CoA dehydrogenase family protein, whose product MMNFAFTEEQEMLRKMVRQFVDKEIMPYIKEWDEQGQFDPKILKRLGELNLMGVCIPEKYGGSGMDYNSLAIVCEELERGDTAFRTAVSVHTALNSMTLLQWGTEEQKQKYLVPQATGEKIGAFGLTEPNAGSDVKAMNSTAVRDGDYYILNGQKTWISLCDLADHFIVFAYTDKSKGHRGISAFIVERTMPGFSSKAIKGKLGIRAGNTGEIFFDNVKVPKENLLGEEGEGFKIAMSALDNGRFSVAAGACGLIMACLEASVQYCHERKTFGKEIGQHQLVKQMIANMEAKLQMARLLVYKAGWLKNQGIRNTRETSLAKWKACDFAFEAASDAVQIHGAYGYSNEYPVERYLRNAKAPVIYEGTREIHTLMQADYVLGYRKDKPLRKTLPAWPFEEETVKSH is encoded by the coding sequence ATGATGAATTTTGCTTTTACTGAAGAGCAAGAAATGTTGCGCAAGATGGTCCGCCAGTTTGTGGACAAGGAAATTATGCCATACATCAAAGAATGGGATGAGCAAGGCCAGTTTGATCCCAAGATTTTAAAACGTTTGGGCGAACTCAATCTGATGGGGGTTTGTATTCCGGAAAAATACGGCGGAAGCGGTATGGACTACAATTCGCTGGCGATCGTTTGTGAAGAGCTCGAGCGGGGGGATACTGCTTTCCGCACGGCTGTTTCAGTGCATACCGCCTTGAATAGCATGACCTTGTTGCAATGGGGCACTGAAGAGCAAAAGCAGAAATACCTTGTTCCGCAAGCCACAGGAGAAAAAATCGGGGCCTTTGGTTTAACAGAACCTAATGCCGGTTCGGATGTTAAGGCCATGAACTCCACCGCCGTAAGGGATGGGGATTATTACATCTTAAATGGCCAAAAAACGTGGATCTCCTTATGTGATCTTGCTGACCATTTCATCGTCTTTGCCTACACAGACAAAAGTAAAGGACACAGAGGGATTTCGGCTTTTATCGTGGAACGCACGATGCCCGGTTTCTCCTCCAAAGCGATCAAAGGTAAACTGGGGATTCGAGCCGGAAATACAGGGGAGATTTTCTTTGACAACGTCAAAGTACCCAAAGAAAATCTCTTGGGTGAAGAAGGGGAAGGATTTAAAATCGCCATGTCTGCCTTGGACAACGGCCGATTCTCTGTGGCAGCAGGTGCTTGTGGCTTGATCATGGCTTGCCTGGAAGCCAGTGTGCAATACTGCCATGAAAGAAAAACCTTTGGGAAAGAGATTGGCCAGCATCAACTTGTTAAGCAGATGATTGCCAATATGGAAGCCAAACTCCAAATGGCCAGGTTGTTGGTGTATAAAGCCGGCTGGCTTAAAAATCAAGGTATCCGCAACACCCGTGAAACATCCCTGGCCAAGTGGAAAGCGTGTGATTTTGCTTTTGAAGCAGCCAGCGATGCGGTACAGATTCACGGGGCCTACGGTTATTCCAACGAATATCCGGTGGAGCGTTACCTGCGCAATGCCAAAGCACCGGTCATCTATGAAGGAACACGGGAAATTCATACTTTGATGCAAGCTGACTATGTGCTTGGCTATCGTAAGGACAAACCGCTCAGAAAGACATTACCTGCCTGGCCGTTTGAAGAAGAAACGGTTAAAAGCCATTGA
- the asd gene encoding archaetidylserine decarboxylase (Phosphatidylserine decarboxylase is synthesized as a single chain precursor. Generation of the pyruvoyl active site from a Ser is coupled to cleavage of a Gly-Ser bond between the larger (beta) and smaller (alpha chains). It is an integral membrane protein.), which translates to MKTIYRLLTQLSSRRSISYLAGRLAKSRWSKRWIPHFIKVYRINVEEAEKRPEEYPHLNAFFTRRLKEGVRPIHPDPDTVVSPVDALVTGIGEIREGTILNVKGQRYTLAEMLQDAEREKSYRNGHYLVLYLSPTDYHRIHAPISGEIIHTCSIKGKVYPVNRFGMRHMKRVLSRNQRLITYLQNEYTEVAIVKVGAMNVASIQWSDRLQSKRVEKGDELAYFEFGSTVVLLIKEESFQFIHGLAEGDRVKMGEPVGRMVKYRARQ; encoded by the coding sequence ATGAAAACGATTTACCGTTTGTTGACTCAACTTTCATCCCGCAGATCCATATCTTATTTGGCTGGCCGGCTGGCTAAATCACGATGGAGCAAGCGCTGGATCCCCCACTTTATTAAGGTATACCGTATCAATGTGGAAGAAGCGGAAAAACGGCCGGAGGAATATCCCCACTTAAATGCTTTTTTCACGCGGCGCTTGAAAGAGGGCGTGCGCCCCATTCATCCTGATCCGGACACGGTGGTCAGCCCCGTGGATGCCTTGGTAACTGGGATTGGGGAGATAAGGGAAGGCACTATCCTTAACGTAAAGGGCCAGCGCTATACCTTGGCTGAGATGCTGCAGGATGCTGAGCGGGAAAAATCGTACCGTAACGGCCATTATCTAGTCCTTTACCTGAGTCCGACCGATTATCACCGCATCCATGCTCCCATTAGCGGTGAAATTATTCATACTTGTTCCATTAAAGGGAAAGTATACCCAGTTAACCGTTTTGGCATGCGACATATGAAACGGGTGTTAAGCCGAAACCAGCGGTTGATTACCTACTTGCAAAATGAGTACACAGAAGTAGCCATTGTCAAAGTGGGAGCTATGAATGTGGCTAGTATCCAATGGAGCGACCGCTTGCAGTCCAAACGGGTAGAAAAAGGTGATGAACTGGCCTATTTTGAATTTGGTTCGACGGTGGTGTTGCTCATAAAGGAGGAATCGTTCCAGTTTATACATGGACTGGCAGAAGGTGACCGGGTCAAAATGGGTGAGCCGGTTGGCCGCATGGTTAAGTATCGAGCCAGGCAGTAA
- a CDS encoding YheC/YheD family endospore coat-associated protein produces the protein MVDHPHLGILVEFCLASDPPFPEKKFFQHLTQHANTLGLQVTVFSPHSINWTKGSISGYRYNESKAKWVQGTYPLPSLIYDRIFYHSRQHIRKVAPVIKRLQQEYGVLLLGKGLPGKWKVYHMLKDDGILSSFLPETLLFRPGTQWRKKLIEHKALFFKPSSGTHGKGVLKVTLAGKRIDVQGRTWHNHLLQIDFSSFSACETWLKKYVRQRQYIIQPYLELTTPDAIPFDMRILLQKNGTGQWTVTGNVIRTGPKGKLTSNLHGGGTAVEANRFLNKYYRPEQIESIFDQLNLLVGRLPHHLEKKHGPLFELGLDVGIDRTGEVWLLEVNSKPGRRSFQLSRDYQALSNAIYAPAKYANYVFHALKGV, from the coding sequence ATGGTTGATCACCCCCATCTTGGCATATTGGTTGAATTTTGCTTAGCTTCGGATCCCCCTTTTCCTGAAAAGAAGTTTTTCCAACACCTGACTCAGCATGCCAACACATTAGGCTTACAAGTGACGGTCTTCTCCCCCCATTCAATTAATTGGACCAAGGGCAGCATCTCAGGCTACCGTTACAATGAAAGCAAAGCCAAGTGGGTTCAAGGAACTTACCCCCTTCCTTCACTGATTTATGACCGCATTTTTTACCACAGCCGCCAACACATACGCAAAGTTGCCCCAGTGATTAAACGTTTGCAACAAGAATATGGCGTCCTGTTACTGGGCAAGGGACTGCCTGGCAAATGGAAAGTGTACCACATGCTGAAAGACGATGGGATCCTGTCCTCCTTTTTGCCGGAAACTTTGCTTTTTCGCCCAGGCACCCAGTGGCGAAAAAAACTGATCGAACACAAAGCCCTGTTTTTTAAACCCTCATCCGGCACGCACGGCAAAGGCGTGCTCAAAGTCACATTAGCAGGCAAGCGCATCGATGTTCAGGGGCGGACATGGCATAACCACTTGCTGCAAATCGACTTTTCCTCCTTTTCAGCCTGTGAAACATGGCTAAAAAAATATGTGAGACAGCGCCAATATATCATCCAGCCTTATCTGGAGCTGACCACTCCTGATGCCATCCCGTTTGATATGCGCATTTTACTCCAAAAAAATGGCACAGGACAGTGGACAGTGACAGGAAACGTGATTCGCACGGGACCAAAAGGAAAGCTGACATCAAATTTACACGGTGGGGGAACGGCAGTAGAGGCCAACAGGTTTCTCAACAAGTATTACCGGCCCGAGCAAATAGAAAGTATTTTTGACCAGTTAAACCTGTTAGTCGGACGTCTGCCTCACCATTTGGAAAAGAAACATGGTCCTTTATTTGAGCTCGGCCTAGATGTGGGAATTGACCGTACGGGTGAGGTGTGGTTACTGGAAGTGAACTCCAAACCTGGCCGGCGTTCTTTCCAGCTTAGCCGAGACTATCAAGCGTTATCAAACGCCATTTACGCACCGGCAAAATATGCAAACTATGTTTTTCATGCTTTGAAGGGAGTCTAA
- a CDS encoding MerR family transcriptional regulator — protein MGKAFKTKEVAKRLGVSSRTIQRWVRNFNVPYQTNAQGHYTFEEQHIKLLEKIKDQLKAGVPMEKIELSEKPDRNMETKQSLRPACVTTATANSRLTDQRHTDSAVTLEPFFKEKLAQVQEQVNRLEQTVSTKADEVVYEQLIVHRRELERLTDTVSQLEHKLEELESEVANLKASLQAENEHKPTKRFSFFSLAR, from the coding sequence ATGGGAAAAGCTTTCAAAACGAAAGAAGTGGCTAAAAGGTTAGGTGTCAGCTCCCGCACCATCCAGCGCTGGGTGCGCAATTTCAATGTGCCTTATCAAACCAATGCTCAGGGACATTACACCTTTGAAGAGCAGCATATTAAACTGCTGGAGAAGATTAAGGACCAACTAAAGGCCGGGGTGCCAATGGAGAAGATCGAATTATCAGAAAAGCCCGATCGAAACATGGAAACAAAGCAATCTCTTCGCCCTGCCTGCGTCACAACTGCCACTGCCAACTCCCGGCTTACTGACCAGCGTCACACTGATTCCGCTGTCACATTGGAACCTTTCTTTAAAGAGAAGCTGGCCCAAGTGCAAGAACAAGTCAACCGTCTGGAACAAACCGTATCTACCAAGGCTGACGAAGTGGTCTACGAGCAGCTGATAGTGCACCGCCGGGAACTGGAGCGTTTAACCGATACCGTTTCCCAGTTGGAACACAAACTGGAGGAATTAGAGAGTGAAGTTGCCAATCTTAAAGCTTCTCTACAAGCAGAGAATGAACATAAACCAACCAAACGGTTTTCTTTCTTTTCTTTGGCCAGGTAG
- a CDS encoding methyl-accepting chemotaxis protein — MTTARFCLWGWQEIERVLDKVRQSVSILSQETARLNTSAHQTGQISQEVTTAFQEIAQGVESQAASVADISDSMQNVHQNVESVCQSTEEMRNLSAHTTDTTRQGKERMHHLSKDVSHLLHVMNQTVESMEHLRDKNSKISEILTKITEIAEQTNLLALNAAIEAARAGEHGRGFAVVADEVRKLAELSQQSTTEIEIILQDVKQQTEQVAEHVHQRQSAVKNSQHVAQSVEELFSSIGTNAADVMAQAREVEARVEQLRKASEQVMNEMANVSSITQETSASIEEVLVSIETQNDRIKEIADSIKELEGLTQRLNELAHQTG, encoded by the coding sequence ATGACTACCGCCCGCTTCTGTTTATGGGGGTGGCAGGAGATTGAACGTGTATTGGATAAGGTGAGGCAGTCTGTTTCTATTTTGTCCCAGGAAACGGCCCGGTTGAATACCAGTGCTCATCAGACGGGTCAAATTTCACAGGAAGTGACCACAGCTTTCCAAGAAATTGCCCAGGGAGTGGAATCACAGGCAGCGAGTGTGGCGGATATCAGCGACTCGATGCAGAATGTTCATCAGAATGTAGAGTCTGTGTGTCAGTCAACTGAAGAGATGCGGAATCTGTCTGCTCATACAACGGACACTACCCGGCAAGGAAAAGAGCGGATGCATCATTTGTCTAAAGATGTCAGCCATTTATTGCACGTGATGAATCAAACGGTGGAATCTATGGAACATCTTCGCGATAAAAATAGCAAGATCAGTGAGATATTAACTAAGATTACCGAAATCGCTGAACAAACCAATCTTCTAGCCCTTAATGCAGCCATTGAAGCGGCCCGTGCCGGTGAACATGGCCGCGGGTTTGCGGTGGTAGCAGATGAGGTGCGCAAGTTAGCCGAACTCTCTCAGCAATCTACAACTGAAATAGAGATCATTCTGCAGGATGTCAAGCAGCAAACTGAACAAGTCGCAGAGCATGTTCATCAAAGGCAATCAGCGGTTAAAAACAGTCAGCATGTAGCCCAATCGGTGGAAGAACTGTTCTCTTCCATTGGTACCAATGCAGCCGACGTAATGGCACAAGCAAGAGAAGTAGAAGCAAGAGTGGAACAATTACGGAAAGCTTCAGAGCAAGTGATGAACGAAATGGCCAATGTGTCCAGCATCACTCAGGAGACGAGCGCTTCGATTGAAGAAGTTCTGGTCAGCATTGAAACACAGAACGACCGTATTAAAGAGATTGCTGACAGTATCAAGGAGTTGGAGGGTTTAACCCAGCGTTTGAACGAACTCGCTCATCAAACTGGTTAA
- a CDS encoding Na/Pi cotransporter family protein: MNWQEIIFYFIGGLGIFLFGIKFMSDGLQKTAGDKLRGLLAKYTSNPLMGVLTGIVVTILLQTSTGTTVMAIGLVNAGLMTLKQAIGVIMGANIGTTMTAFIIGIKIEKYALPIIAVGAFFLFFLRKKTYQYMGQVIFGFGMLFLGLSTMGEGLKPLRELPLFVDLTVELSHNPVLGVLVGTVFTMIVQSSSATIGVLQTIADEGMIELRAALPVLFGDNIGTTITAVLAAIGASVAAKRAALVHVTFNVIGTIIFVTALPLVYNVVLWLGSDVNIRMQIAYAHALFNVTNTLIFLPFVSYLALLVSKMIPGKMEELEFRPKYLDARLLATPSVALGQAQHEILRMGNFARETLVDAVNYFFNKDERARNMAIQKEELINELDRKITEYMVKIQQSALNPKESAKASVMMQTINDLERIGDHAENIVELAEYTITNKIAFSTEALQEMEQMIKLTDETISHALQALERDDHQAAKTVLENERELDQMERRFRKNHIARLNHNLCSGNAGAVFLDVLSNLERIGDHSKNIAQYVLYGE, translated from the coding sequence ATGAACTGGCAAGAAATCATTTTTTATTTTATCGGCGGATTAGGGATCTTCCTGTTTGGCATCAAGTTTATGTCTGACGGTCTGCAAAAAACAGCAGGCGACAAACTGCGGGGCTTACTGGCCAAATATACTTCCAACCCCTTAATGGGCGTCTTAACCGGCATTGTGGTCACCATCCTACTGCAAACCTCCACGGGGACAACAGTAATGGCCATTGGCCTGGTCAATGCCGGTTTGATGACTTTAAAACAGGCGATCGGTGTTATCATGGGAGCCAATATTGGCACCACGATGACCGCCTTTATTATTGGGATTAAAATTGAGAAGTATGCCTTGCCCATCATAGCCGTCGGTGCTTTCTTCCTCTTTTTTCTGCGTAAAAAAACTTATCAGTACATGGGACAAGTTATTTTTGGATTTGGCATGCTTTTTTTGGGCCTGTCCACCATGGGTGAGGGGTTAAAACCGCTCAGGGAACTTCCTCTTTTTGTCGATTTAACCGTTGAACTTTCCCATAATCCAGTGCTTGGCGTGCTGGTTGGTACAGTGTTCACCATGATTGTGCAAAGCTCCAGCGCGACGATTGGGGTTTTGCAAACCATTGCCGATGAGGGCATGATTGAGCTGCGGGCAGCTCTTCCCGTTCTATTTGGTGACAACATCGGCACGACCATTACAGCCGTCCTGGCTGCCATTGGCGCAAGTGTCGCAGCTAAACGTGCGGCACTGGTCCACGTCACCTTTAATGTTATTGGAACCATTATCTTTGTCACTGCCCTGCCACTTGTCTACAACGTGGTCTTGTGGCTCGGATCAGATGTCAACATTCGGATGCAAATAGCCTATGCCCACGCCTTGTTTAATGTGACCAATACCCTTATTTTCTTACCTTTTGTGTCCTACCTGGCCTTATTGGTTAGCAAAATGATTCCGGGTAAGATGGAGGAGCTGGAGTTCCGTCCCAAATATCTGGACGCACGCTTATTAGCCACACCTTCCGTCGCCTTGGGACAAGCTCAACATGAAATTTTGCGCATGGGCAACTTTGCCCGGGAAACCCTTGTGGATGCCGTCAACTATTTCTTTAATAAAGATGAAAGGGCCCGTAACATGGCCATCCAAAAAGAAGAGCTGATCAATGAACTGGACCGTAAAATCACAGAGTACATGGTTAAAATTCAACAAAGTGCCCTTAATCCTAAAGAATCGGCCAAAGCATCGGTCATGATGCAAACGATCAACGACCTGGAGCGCATTGGGGACCACGCCGAAAACATTGTGGAACTGGCCGAATACACCATTACCAACAAAATAGCGTTTTCCACAGAAGCGCTGCAAGAAATGGAGCAGATGATCAAGCTGACCGATGAGACCATCTCCCATGCCTTGCAAGCACTAGAACGGGATGATCACCAGGCTGCCAAAACAGTGCTGGAAAACGAACGGGAACTGGACCAGATGGAAAGACGCTTCCGCAAAAATCATATCGCCCGCTTAAATCACAACTTGTGCAGTGGAAATGCCGGAGCGGTCTTTTTGGATGTCCTCAGCAACCTTGAACGCATTGGTGACCACTCTAAGAATATAGCCCAATATGTGTTATACGGAGAATAA